In the genome of Gadus morhua chromosome 14, gadMor3.0, whole genome shotgun sequence, one region contains:
- the LOC115558482 gene encoding aminopeptidase N isoform X1 translates to MLLAPPQPWPHSSSSVAQALSNKNSCTPPSASLSSHRRHGGSPMAAGFYISRALALALALVSVGALASIIALSVLYAKEKTKDLEPSPTSPAAATTTADSSFPSPSSSPGPPVPWQQYRLPDTLAPVHYAITLWPRLEPDGRGLFIFTGNSTVRFVCLKDTDLILIHSNRLNFTLLQGHEAQLMALGATAPAIKTTWLELTTDYLVVQLEGRLEAGRSYLLHTEFVGELADDLAGFYRSKYKENGVEKILATTQMQPTDARKAFPCFDEPAMKAVFDLTMIHPLETVALSNSINYDPINVTIEGRNLTMTRFHSTEMMSTYLLAFVVCELGFISSAPGAPVLIRIWARKQAILEGQGDYALEKTGPILSYFQNYYNQTYPLTKSDQIALPDFSAGAMENWGLITYRESALLYNPAFSSIEDKEYVATVISHELAHMWFGNLVTMRWWNDLWLNEGFATYVSYLGADSAEPTWKLNDLMVVFEIHGVMQEDDVPTSHPLSCEEGEVQKPQQIRHLFDTITYSKGAAVLRMLSDSITEEVFTQGLRTYLEEHKYNSTICTDLWKHLQVAVDEASPGLGLPTSVEDIMNRWVLQMGYPVVTVDTRTGRLSQKHFLIDPEAEMDRPSPFNYEWIVPISWMKTGVKQSPLWLTTKEATNSNMTIGGADWLLVNLRTSGFYRVNYDQENWERLLAQLDTNHQEIPEINRAQLISDAFNLARSKLVNFTLALRTTKYLVRETEYTPWLTVSNNLNYYFLMFDRSPLYGPMQAYMVKQVEPLFNHFKDITANWTKIPDKHTDQYNQVVAIQLACKNGLKACEDLTYNLFNAWMKNPSNNPISPNLRSTVYCNGLAAGGQREWDFAWSMYKNASVASEAEKLLWAMACSKQPWILTRYLEYCLDSERIRKQDASYVINSIAANVVGQPLVWDFVRANWNYLFNDYGNGSISFESLLYSVTRRFASEFEYKELLRFEKVVESNPRFPDFHQALERTRVNIKWVSSHKDQILSWFTEEAKPKPQP, encoded by the exons ATGCTGTTGGCCCCGCCTCAGCCTTGGCCTCACAGCTCCTCCTCGGTGGCTCAGGCGCTCAGCAATAAAAACTCATGCActcccccctccgcctctctctcctcgcacCGCCGCCACGGAGGTTCACCCATGGCAGCAGGATTCTACATCAGCAGGGCGCTggccctcgccctcgccctgGTCTCAGTGGGGGCTCTTGCCTCCATCATCGCTCTGTCGGTCCTCTACGCCAAGGAGAAGACCAAGGACCTTGAGCCGTCGCCAacctcccccgccgccgccaccaccaccgcagaCTCCTCCTTCCCCAGCCCGAGCTCCAGCCCTGGCCCTCCGGTTCCCTGGCAGCAGTACCGGCTCCCGGACACCCTGGCCCCCGTGCACTACGCCATCACCCTGTGGCCCCGGCTGGAGCCAGACGGGCGGGGCCTCTTCATCTTCACGGGCAACTCCACCGTGCGGTTCGTCTGCTTGAAGGACACCGACCTCATCCTCATCCACTCCAACCGGCTCAATTTCACCCTCCTCCAGGGACACGAGGCCCAGCTCATGGCTCTGGGGGCCACCGCGCCGGCCATCAAGACCACCTGGTTGGAGTTGACGACGGATTACCTGGTGGTTCAGCTGGAGGGGAGGCTAGAGGCGGGGCGGTCTTACCTGCTGCATACAGAGTTTGTGGGCGAGCTGGCCGACGACCTGGCCGGGTTCTACAGGAGCAAGTACAAGGAGAACGGAGTGGAGAA AATCCTGGCCACCACACAAATGCAGCCCACTGACGCCCGGAAGGCGTTCCCCTGCTTCGACGAGCCCGCCATGAAGGCCGTCTTCGACCTGACAATGATTCACCCGCTGGAGACCGTGGCTCTGTCCAACTCCATCAACTACG ACCCCATCAACGTCACCATCGAGGGAAGAAATTTAACGATGACGCGCTTCCATTCAACGGAGATGATGTCCACCTACCTGCTGGCGTTTGTTGTCTGTGAATTAGGTTTCATCAGCTCAGCACCGGGAGCACCAGTCCTG ATCAGAATCTGGGCTCGCAAGCAGGCCATACTGGAAGGCCAAGGAGATTACGCCTTGGAAAAAACGGGACCGATCCTGAGCTACTTCCAGAActactacaaccaaacataccCCCTCACAAAATCAG ACCAGATTGCGCTGCCGGACTTCTCCGCTGGCGCCATGGAGAACTGGGGCCTGATCACATACCGGGAGTCGGCCCTGCTGTACAACCCCGCCTTCTCCTCCATCGAGGACAAGGAGTATGTCGCCACGGTTATCTCCCATGAGCTTGCTCAcatg TGGTTTGGGAACCTGGTGACGATGAGATGGTGGAACGACCTGTGGCTGAACGAGGGCTTTGCAACATACGTCTCCTACCTGGGAGCCGACTCCGCGGAACCCACGTGGAAATTA aATGACCTGATGGTGGTGTTCGAAATCCACGGGGTGATGCAGGAGGATGATGtccccacctcccaccccctctcctgtgaggagggggaggtccAGAAGCCCCAACAGATCAGACATCTGTTTGACACCATCACCTACAGCAAG ggAGCTGCGGTCCTTAGGATGCTGTCAGACAGCATCACAGAAGAGGTCTTCACCCAGGGTCTGaga ACGTACCTCGAGGAGCACAAGTACAACAGTACCATCTGCACAGACCTCTGGAAACACCTGCAAGTG GCAGTAGACGAGGCGTCCCCTGGCCTGGGGCTGCCCACGTCCGTCGAGGACATCATGAACCGATGGGTCCTGCAGATGGGGTACCCGGTAGTTACCGTGGATACCAGGACCGGGCGCCTCAGCCAGAAGCACTTCCTCATCGACCCCGAGGCTGAGATGGACAGGCCCTCCCCCTTCAA CTATGAATGGATTGTTCCTATTTCCTGGATGAAGACAGGAGTTAAGCAGAGTCCTCTGTGGCTAACCACTAAAGAAG CCACCAACTCTAACATGACCATCGGCGGGGCGGACTGGCTGCTGGTCAACCTGAGGACGAGCGGCTTCTACAGGGTCAACTACGACCAGGAGAACTGGGAGCGACTCCTCGCCCAGCTGGACACCAACCACCAG GAAATCCCTGAGATCAACAGAGCTCAGCTCATCTCTGATGCCTTCAATCTTGCCAG GTCCAAGCTGGTGAACTTCACGCTGGCTCTGAGAACCACCAAGTACCtggtgagggagacagagtaCACGCCCTGGTTGACCGTCAGCAACAACCTCAACTACTACTTCCTCATGTTCGACCGCAGCCCCCTGTACGGCCCCATGCAG GCGTACATGGTGAAACAGGTGGAACCTCTGTTCAACCACTTCAAAGATATCACCGCAAACTGGACTAAAATCCCAGACAAGCACACCGACCA gtacaACCAGGTGGTAGCCATCCAGCTGGCATGTAAGAATGGTCTGAAAGCCTGTGAAGACCTCACCTATAACTTGTTCAATGCCTGGATGAAAAACCCTTCTAACAATCC gatCAGCCCCAACCTGCGCTCCACAGTGTACTGCAACGGCCTCGCAGCGGGCGGGCAGCGGGAGTGGGACTTCGCCTGGAGCATGTACAAGAACGCCAGCGTGGCATCGGAGGCCGAGAAGCTGCTGTGGGCCATGGCCTGCAGCAAGCAGCCCTGGATCCTCACCAg GTATCTGGAGTACTGTTTGGACTCGGAGAGAATCCGCAAGCAGGACGCCTCGTATGTGATCAACTCTATCGCGGCGAACGTCGTGGGTCAGCCGCTGGTGTGGGACTTTGTCCGGGCAAACTGGAACTATCTGTTTAATGA CTATGGAAATGGCTCCATCTCCTTCGAATCGCTTCTCTACAGTGTCACCAGACGCTTTGCCAGCGAGTTTGAGTACAAAGAG CTGCTGCGCTTCGAGAAGGTGGTCGAGAGCAACCCGCGGTTCCCCGACTTCCATCAGGCTCTGGAGCGAACCCGGGTCAACATCAAGTGGGTGTCGAGCCACAAGGACCAGATCCTTTCTTGGTTCACAGAGGAAGCTAAACCAAAACCTCAACCTTAA
- the LOC115558482 gene encoding aminopeptidase Ey isoform X2: MLLAPPQPWPHSSSSVAQALSNKNSCTPPSASLSSHRRHGGSPMAAGFYISRALALALALVSVGALASIIALSVLYAKEKTKDLEPSPTSPAAATTTADSSFPSPSSSPGPPVPWQQYRLPDTLAPVHYAITLWPRLEPDGRGLFIFTGNSTVRFVCLKDTDLILIHSNRLNFTLLQGHEAQLMALGATAPAIKTTWLELTTDYLVVQLEGRLEAGRSYLLHTEFVGELADDLAGFYRSKYKENGVEKILATTQMQPTDARKAFPCFDEPAMKAVFDLTMIHPLETVALSNSINYDPINVTIEGRNLTMTRFHSTEMMSTYLLAFVVCELGFISSAPGAPVLIRIWARKQAILEGQGDYALEKTGPILSYFQNYYNQTYPLTKSDQIALPDFSAGAMENWGLITYRESALLYNPAFSSIEDKEYVATVISHELAHMWFGNLVTMRWWNDLWLNEGFATYVSYLGADSAEPTWKLNDLMVVFEIHGVMQEDDVPTSHPLSCEEGEVQKPQQIRHLFDTITYSKGAAVLRMLSDSITEEVFTQGLRTYLEEHKYNSTICTDLWKHLQVAVDEASPGLGLPTSVEDIMNRWVLQMGYPVVTVDTRTGRLSQKHFLIDPEAEMDRPSPFNYEWIVPISWMKTGVKQSPLWLTTKEATNSNMTIGGADWLLVNLRTSGFYRVNYDQENWERLLAQLDTNHQEIPEINRAQLISDAFNLARSKLVNFTLALRTTKYLVRETEYTPWLTVSNNLNYYFLMFDRSPLYGPMQAYMVKQVEPLFNHFKDITANWTKIPDKHTDQYNQVVAIQLACKNGLKACEDLTYNLFNAWMKNPSNNPISPNLRSTVYCNGLAAGGQREWDFAWSMYKNASVASEAEKLLWAMACSKQPWILTRYLEYCLDSERIRKQDASYVINSIAANVVGQPLVWDFVRANWNYLFNDYGNGSISFESLLYSVTRRFASEFEYKELLRFEKVVESNPRFPDFHQALERTRVNIKPAHISSSPAQLF, from the exons ATGCTGTTGGCCCCGCCTCAGCCTTGGCCTCACAGCTCCTCCTCGGTGGCTCAGGCGCTCAGCAATAAAAACTCATGCActcccccctccgcctctctctcctcgcacCGCCGCCACGGAGGTTCACCCATGGCAGCAGGATTCTACATCAGCAGGGCGCTggccctcgccctcgccctgGTCTCAGTGGGGGCTCTTGCCTCCATCATCGCTCTGTCGGTCCTCTACGCCAAGGAGAAGACCAAGGACCTTGAGCCGTCGCCAacctcccccgccgccgccaccaccaccgcagaCTCCTCCTTCCCCAGCCCGAGCTCCAGCCCTGGCCCTCCGGTTCCCTGGCAGCAGTACCGGCTCCCGGACACCCTGGCCCCCGTGCACTACGCCATCACCCTGTGGCCCCGGCTGGAGCCAGACGGGCGGGGCCTCTTCATCTTCACGGGCAACTCCACCGTGCGGTTCGTCTGCTTGAAGGACACCGACCTCATCCTCATCCACTCCAACCGGCTCAATTTCACCCTCCTCCAGGGACACGAGGCCCAGCTCATGGCTCTGGGGGCCACCGCGCCGGCCATCAAGACCACCTGGTTGGAGTTGACGACGGATTACCTGGTGGTTCAGCTGGAGGGGAGGCTAGAGGCGGGGCGGTCTTACCTGCTGCATACAGAGTTTGTGGGCGAGCTGGCCGACGACCTGGCCGGGTTCTACAGGAGCAAGTACAAGGAGAACGGAGTGGAGAA AATCCTGGCCACCACACAAATGCAGCCCACTGACGCCCGGAAGGCGTTCCCCTGCTTCGACGAGCCCGCCATGAAGGCCGTCTTCGACCTGACAATGATTCACCCGCTGGAGACCGTGGCTCTGTCCAACTCCATCAACTACG ACCCCATCAACGTCACCATCGAGGGAAGAAATTTAACGATGACGCGCTTCCATTCAACGGAGATGATGTCCACCTACCTGCTGGCGTTTGTTGTCTGTGAATTAGGTTTCATCAGCTCAGCACCGGGAGCACCAGTCCTG ATCAGAATCTGGGCTCGCAAGCAGGCCATACTGGAAGGCCAAGGAGATTACGCCTTGGAAAAAACGGGACCGATCCTGAGCTACTTCCAGAActactacaaccaaacataccCCCTCACAAAATCAG ACCAGATTGCGCTGCCGGACTTCTCCGCTGGCGCCATGGAGAACTGGGGCCTGATCACATACCGGGAGTCGGCCCTGCTGTACAACCCCGCCTTCTCCTCCATCGAGGACAAGGAGTATGTCGCCACGGTTATCTCCCATGAGCTTGCTCAcatg TGGTTTGGGAACCTGGTGACGATGAGATGGTGGAACGACCTGTGGCTGAACGAGGGCTTTGCAACATACGTCTCCTACCTGGGAGCCGACTCCGCGGAACCCACGTGGAAATTA aATGACCTGATGGTGGTGTTCGAAATCCACGGGGTGATGCAGGAGGATGATGtccccacctcccaccccctctcctgtgaggagggggaggtccAGAAGCCCCAACAGATCAGACATCTGTTTGACACCATCACCTACAGCAAG ggAGCTGCGGTCCTTAGGATGCTGTCAGACAGCATCACAGAAGAGGTCTTCACCCAGGGTCTGaga ACGTACCTCGAGGAGCACAAGTACAACAGTACCATCTGCACAGACCTCTGGAAACACCTGCAAGTG GCAGTAGACGAGGCGTCCCCTGGCCTGGGGCTGCCCACGTCCGTCGAGGACATCATGAACCGATGGGTCCTGCAGATGGGGTACCCGGTAGTTACCGTGGATACCAGGACCGGGCGCCTCAGCCAGAAGCACTTCCTCATCGACCCCGAGGCTGAGATGGACAGGCCCTCCCCCTTCAA CTATGAATGGATTGTTCCTATTTCCTGGATGAAGACAGGAGTTAAGCAGAGTCCTCTGTGGCTAACCACTAAAGAAG CCACCAACTCTAACATGACCATCGGCGGGGCGGACTGGCTGCTGGTCAACCTGAGGACGAGCGGCTTCTACAGGGTCAACTACGACCAGGAGAACTGGGAGCGACTCCTCGCCCAGCTGGACACCAACCACCAG GAAATCCCTGAGATCAACAGAGCTCAGCTCATCTCTGATGCCTTCAATCTTGCCAG GTCCAAGCTGGTGAACTTCACGCTGGCTCTGAGAACCACCAAGTACCtggtgagggagacagagtaCACGCCCTGGTTGACCGTCAGCAACAACCTCAACTACTACTTCCTCATGTTCGACCGCAGCCCCCTGTACGGCCCCATGCAG GCGTACATGGTGAAACAGGTGGAACCTCTGTTCAACCACTTCAAAGATATCACCGCAAACTGGACTAAAATCCCAGACAAGCACACCGACCA gtacaACCAGGTGGTAGCCATCCAGCTGGCATGTAAGAATGGTCTGAAAGCCTGTGAAGACCTCACCTATAACTTGTTCAATGCCTGGATGAAAAACCCTTCTAACAATCC gatCAGCCCCAACCTGCGCTCCACAGTGTACTGCAACGGCCTCGCAGCGGGCGGGCAGCGGGAGTGGGACTTCGCCTGGAGCATGTACAAGAACGCCAGCGTGGCATCGGAGGCCGAGAAGCTGCTGTGGGCCATGGCCTGCAGCAAGCAGCCCTGGATCCTCACCAg GTATCTGGAGTACTGTTTGGACTCGGAGAGAATCCGCAAGCAGGACGCCTCGTATGTGATCAACTCTATCGCGGCGAACGTCGTGGGTCAGCCGCTGGTGTGGGACTTTGTCCGGGCAAACTGGAACTATCTGTTTAATGA CTATGGAAATGGCTCCATCTCCTTCGAATCGCTTCTCTACAGTGTCACCAGACGCTTTGCCAGCGAGTTTGAGTACAAAGAG CTGCTGCGCTTCGAGAAGGTGGTCGAGAGCAACCCGCGGTTCCCCGACTTCCATCAGGCTCTGGAGCGAACCCGGGTCAACATCAA GCCAGCGCACATTTCCTCTTCACCAGCTCAACTCTTTTGA
- the LOC115558908 gene encoding zinc-finger homeodomain protein 7-like yields the protein MDPQPGCQACSEWFPGAEVTAVGATSHLGGLIGKALDCCSSQNLLPPSADTLTEENPLPTVFYSHQPPAAAMDVSYCSAALLPEIHSQLPFDYEALMGPGCWAPPACDQASDSGYFSASGSSLSPTSSVDSFSFSPAHLSAAAAATTAATAAAIAGPEPDDLDCLLSSLNRLTGAPPPPPAAAAAVSSCSTRTQQCGSSPAKAPASSAAASTTTTTRRSWSRFPGRKRQTASEREKMRMRDLTKSLNYLRSFLPASVAPAGQTLTKIETLRLTMQYIAHLSAQLGHASPEAAPEAVGTAAPPTQQNLPAFQPMVEQPLDGSYVTEEPLHHHHHHHFRHVVMDTISHQQNQATEQQVPLQNHYQGSGSFCSPLFNGQYWTSADLLQQNMFSS from the exons ATGGACCCCCAGCCCGGGTGTCAGGCCTGCTCTGAGTGGTTCCCAGGAGCCGAGGTGACCGCCGTAGGTGCCACATCGCACCTCGGGGGCCTTATAGGGAAGGCCCTCGACTGCTGTTCCTCACAGAATCTCCTGCCTCCCTCCGCAGACACACTCACCGAGGAGAACCCTCTACCCACCGTCTTCTACTCCCAccagccaccagcagcagccatGGATGTGTCCTATTGCTCCGCTGCCCTGCTGCCAGAGATCCACAGCCAGCTCCCGTTTGACTACGAGGCCCTAATGGGCCCGGGCTGCTGGGCTCCGCCGGCCTGCGACCAGGCCTCCGACTCGGGATACTTCAGCGCCAGCGGCAGCAGCCTGTCGCCCACCTCCTCCGTGGACTCCTTCAGCTTCTCCCCGGCGCACCTTTCTGCTGCTGCGGccgctactactgctgctaccgCCGCCGCCATCGCCGGGCCGGAACCAGACGACTTGGACTGTCTGTTGTCCTCCCTGAACAGGCTGACGggagctcctccccccccgccagcggcggcggcggccgtctCGAGCTGCTCCACCAGAACCCAGCAGTGCGGCTCGTCCCCAGCCAAGGCCCCCGCCagctccgccgccgcctccaccaccaccaccaccagaaggTCCTGGTCCCGGTTCCCCGGCCGGAAGAGGCAGACGGCCAGCGAGCGGGAGAAGATGAGGATGCGCGACCTGACCAAGTCGCTGAACTACCTGCGCTCCTTCCTGCCCGCCTCGGTGGCGCCGGCGGGGCAGACGCTGACCAAGATCGAGACGCTGCGCCTCACCATGCAGTACATCGCCCACCTGTCCGCCCAGCTGGGCCACGCCAGCCCGGAGGCCGCGCCCGAGGCCGTAGGTACCGCCGCGCCGCCGACGCAGCAGAACCTTCCGGCCTTCCAGCCAATGGTGGAGCAGCCTCTCGACGGCAGCTACGTCACGGAggaacccctccaccaccaccaccaccaccacttccgcCACGTCGTCATGGATACCATCAGCCATCAGCAGAACCAGGCCACAGAGCAACAGGTCCCTCTGCAGAATCACTATCAG GGTTCCGGTTCGTTCTGCAGTCCCTTGTTTAACGGGCAGTACTGGACCTCAGCCGACCTCCTGCAGCAGAACATGTTCTCCTCTTGA